A window from Theobroma cacao cultivar B97-61/B2 chromosome 3, Criollo_cocoa_genome_V2, whole genome shotgun sequence encodes these proteins:
- the LOC18604847 gene encoding uncharacterized protein LOC18604847, whose product MEATAVYSSKGSPFVCSSRIAKPKPQNSATSSPFRIQSMATQKPLPSVAKTVGSRKSSNSTVFPLGEPGPRNSPVAAPPVKLLTNVEKLKLLTKAEKAGLLSAAEKFGLSLSSIEKLGLLSKAEEFGVLSAATDPGTPGALLTLSLGLLLLGPSCVYLVPEDNLGEVVLQVVVALICVAGGSAAFAAWNLVSNLQKSN is encoded by the exons ATGGAGGCCACAGCTGTTTATAGCAGCAAAGGAAGTCCATTTGTCTGTTCCTCCAGGATAGCAAAGCCCAAACCACAAAATTCTGCTACTTCCTCACCCTTTCGCATTCAATCCATGGCAACACAGAAACCCTTGCCTTCTGTTGCCAAAACAGTTGGCTCTAGAAAG AGCTCGAACTCAACCGTTTTCCCGCTTGGCGAGCCAGGGCCACGGAACAGCCCTGTGGCCGCACCACCAGTGAAGCTACTGACAAATGTGGAGAAACTGAAACTGCTAACCAAAGCTGAGAAAGCCGGTCTGCTATCAGCGGCCGAGAAGTTTGGGCTATCTCTATCTTCGATAGAGAAACTAGGTCTCCTCTCCAAGGCGGAAGAGTTTGGAGTGTTGTCGGCAGCAACAGACCCTGGAACTCCAGGGGCACTCTTGACCCTCAGCTTGGGGTTACTGCTTTTGGGTCCTTCATGTGTTTACCTTGTGCCTGAGGACAACCTCGGGGAAGTGGTGTTGCAGGTTGTGGTGGCTCTAATCTGTGTAGCCGGTGGATCAGCAGCTTTTGCTGCATGGAACCTTGTATCTAACTTGCAGAAATCAAACTAA
- the LOC18604848 gene encoding ras GTPase-activating protein-binding protein 1 isoform X2 has protein sequence MAMQEGSPANPPSAQVVGNAFVEQYYHILHHSPNLVHRFYQDSSCLSRPDKDGNMTTVTTMQAINEKVLSLNYEDYTAEIKTADAQDSFEKGVIVLVTGCLTGKDNVRKKFTQTFFLAPQDKGYFVLNDVLRYVEEKELHNSVPVNGVSEQASTSALTPEPEPTYDPLVVDPVTHEEVEDISNGAEVCDPSDKEEGSVIEEEVFVPQNVASQNESVATVDSVPVVIEDAPKQSYASIVKVMKSNTASTPVYVPSNNVRAAPADQQSIASAKPAPAPEAAVPNSDNAPESSNDNEEAEGHSIYVRNLPYAAMPAQLEEAFKKFGPIKRNGIQVRTNKGFTFGFVEFEMASSVQSALEASPIIIGDRKADVEEKRTNTRVGSSGRARYSSGKGGFRSDSFRVRGNLGGGRGGYGRNEFRNQGEFSGRPKGSGGRNGDNYQRANHNGRGGRQGGG, from the exons ATGGCCATGCAGGAAGGAAGTCCTGCCAATCCTCCCAGTGCTCAAGTTGTTGGAAATGCTTTTGTGGAGCAGTATTACCATATTCTTCACCATTCGCCGAATCTGGTGCATAGATTTTATCAAGATTCAAGTTGTTTAAGTCGGCCAGATAAGGATGGCAACATGACAACAGTAACAACCATGCAA GCAATCAATGAGAAGGTACTATCGCTGAATTATGAGGACTATACAGCAGAGATAAAAACTGCAGATGCTCAGGACTCGTTTGAGAAAGGGGTGATTGTATTGGTGACTGGATGCTTAACTGGGAAGGACAATGTGAGAAAGAAATTCACACAAACCTTCTTTCTAGCTCCACAAGACAAAGGCTACTTTGTCTTAAATGATGTTCTCAGATACGTTGAAGAGAAAGAGTTGCACAACTCTGTTCCAGTTAATGGCGTCAGTGAACAGGCTTCAACATCTGCCTTGACACCAGAACCAG AGCCCACTTATGATCCTCTTGTGGTGGACCCAGTGACTCACGAAGAAGTGGAAGATATTAGTAATGGTGCTGAAGTTTGTGACCCCTCAGATAAGGAGGAAGGATCAGTAATTGAGGAAGAGGTTTTTGTACCCCAAAACGTTGCGAGTCAGAATGAGAGTGTTGCCACTGTTGATTCAGTTCCTGTGGTTATAGAGGATGCTCCAAAGCAATCATATGCTTCAATT GTCAAAGTAATGAAAAGTAATACAGCATCTACTCCAGTCTATGTTCCTAGCAATAATGTGAGGGCGGCACCTGCAGACCAACAGTCAATTGCTTCTGCAAAACCTGCTCCAGCACCAGAGGCAGCAGTACCTAACAGTGACAATGCACCTGAAAGTAGTAATGACAATGAGGAAG CTGAAGGACACTCCATATATGTACGAAATTTGCCTTACGCTGCAATGCCTGCACAACTTGAGGAggcatttaaaaaatttgggCCCATTAAGCGCAATGGCATCCAAGTCAGAACTAATAAG GGATTCacttttggttttgttgaatttgaGATGGCCAGTTCAGTGCAGAGTGCACTTGAG GCTTCACCAATCATAATTGGGGATCGTAAAGCTGATGTGgaagaaaagaggacaaaCACTCGAG TTGGTAGCAGTGGGAGAGCAAGGTATTCTTCAGGTAAAGGTGGCTTCCGGAGTGACAGTTTCAGGGTTCGAGGGAACCTTGGTGGTGGCCGAGGAGGCTATGGCAGGAATGAATTTAGAAACCAGGGTGAGTTTTCAGGACGACCTAAGGGTTCAGGTGGACGCAATGGAGATAATTATCAGCGGGCTAATCATAATGGAAGGGGTGGCCGTCAAGGTGGGGGGTGA
- the LOC18604848 gene encoding ras GTPase-activating protein-binding protein 1 isoform X1, which produces MAMQEGSPANPPSAQVVGNAFVEQYYHILHHSPNLVHRFYQDSSCLSRPDKDGNMTTVTTMQAINEKVLSLNYEDYTAEIKTADAQDSFEKGVIVLVTGCLTGKDNVRKKFTQTFFLAPQDKGYFVLNDVLRYVEEKELHNSVPVNGVSEQASTSALTPEPEPTYDPLVVDPVTHEEVEDISNGAEVCDPSDKEEGSVIEEEVFVPQNVASQNESVATVDSVPVVIEDAPKQSYASIVKVMKSNTASTPVYVPSNNVRAAPADQQSIASAKPAPAPEAAVPNSDNAPESSNDNEEAEGHSIYVRNLPYAAMPAQLEEAFKKFGPIKRNGIQVRTNKQGFTFGFVEFEMASSVQSALEASPIIIGDRKADVEEKRTNTRVGSSGRARYSSGKGGFRSDSFRVRGNLGGGRGGYGRNEFRNQGEFSGRPKGSGGRNGDNYQRANHNGRGGRQGGG; this is translated from the exons ATGGCCATGCAGGAAGGAAGTCCTGCCAATCCTCCCAGTGCTCAAGTTGTTGGAAATGCTTTTGTGGAGCAGTATTACCATATTCTTCACCATTCGCCGAATCTGGTGCATAGATTTTATCAAGATTCAAGTTGTTTAAGTCGGCCAGATAAGGATGGCAACATGACAACAGTAACAACCATGCAA GCAATCAATGAGAAGGTACTATCGCTGAATTATGAGGACTATACAGCAGAGATAAAAACTGCAGATGCTCAGGACTCGTTTGAGAAAGGGGTGATTGTATTGGTGACTGGATGCTTAACTGGGAAGGACAATGTGAGAAAGAAATTCACACAAACCTTCTTTCTAGCTCCACAAGACAAAGGCTACTTTGTCTTAAATGATGTTCTCAGATACGTTGAAGAGAAAGAGTTGCACAACTCTGTTCCAGTTAATGGCGTCAGTGAACAGGCTTCAACATCTGCCTTGACACCAGAACCAG AGCCCACTTATGATCCTCTTGTGGTGGACCCAGTGACTCACGAAGAAGTGGAAGATATTAGTAATGGTGCTGAAGTTTGTGACCCCTCAGATAAGGAGGAAGGATCAGTAATTGAGGAAGAGGTTTTTGTACCCCAAAACGTTGCGAGTCAGAATGAGAGTGTTGCCACTGTTGATTCAGTTCCTGTGGTTATAGAGGATGCTCCAAAGCAATCATATGCTTCAATT GTCAAAGTAATGAAAAGTAATACAGCATCTACTCCAGTCTATGTTCCTAGCAATAATGTGAGGGCGGCACCTGCAGACCAACAGTCAATTGCTTCTGCAAAACCTGCTCCAGCACCAGAGGCAGCAGTACCTAACAGTGACAATGCACCTGAAAGTAGTAATGACAATGAGGAAG CTGAAGGACACTCCATATATGTACGAAATTTGCCTTACGCTGCAATGCCTGCACAACTTGAGGAggcatttaaaaaatttgggCCCATTAAGCGCAATGGCATCCAAGTCAGAACTAATAAG CAGGGATTCacttttggttttgttgaatttgaGATGGCCAGTTCAGTGCAGAGTGCACTTGAG GCTTCACCAATCATAATTGGGGATCGTAAAGCTGATGTGgaagaaaagaggacaaaCACTCGAG TTGGTAGCAGTGGGAGAGCAAGGTATTCTTCAGGTAAAGGTGGCTTCCGGAGTGACAGTTTCAGGGTTCGAGGGAACCTTGGTGGTGGCCGAGGAGGCTATGGCAGGAATGAATTTAGAAACCAGGGTGAGTTTTCAGGACGACCTAAGGGTTCAGGTGGACGCAATGGAGATAATTATCAGCGGGCTAATCATAATGGAAGGGGTGGCCGTCAAGGTGGGGGGTGA
- the LOC18604851 gene encoding uncharacterized protein LOC18604851: MAPKASSSLFQSLKRYVKKPWEITGPCADPEYKNALPKATEYRVRCPATTLQKPIVPTSNPETVFDIKYYSRDQRRNRPPIRRTILKKADVEKMMKEKTFDVNDFPRVYLTAKVEEDENAIGGGYQ; the protein is encoded by the coding sequence ATGGCTCCCAAAGCAAGCAGCTCCCTCTTCCAAAGCCTGAAACGCTACGTTAAGAAGCCATGGGAGATAACCGGACCCTGCGCCGACCCAGAATACAAAAACGCTTTGCCAAAAGCGACGGAGTATCGTGTTCGCTGCCCTGCCACCACTTTGCAAAAGCCCATTGTCCCAACCTCTAACCCCGAAACCGTCTTCGACATCAAATATTACTCTCGCGATCAACGCCGCAACCGCCCCCCGATTCGCCGTACCATCTTGAAGAAAGCTGACGTGGAGAAGATGATGAAAGAGAAAACCTTTGATGTCAACGATTTTCCTAGGGTTTACTTGACTGCTAAAGTTGAAGAGGATGAGAATGCCATTGGTGGAGGTTACCAGTAA